One window of Salegentibacter sp. Hel_I_6 genomic DNA carries:
- a CDS encoding DASH family cryptochrome, with protein MNTGLVWFQNNLRSKDNLPLSQAFKEHEQVIAIYFFDPRQFKVTEFGFRKTGKFRAKFLLETIAELKENLAELNIPLFIYHDTPERKLPKFLQENNISSIYLQKEWTSEEQNLLENVKKEIPENIQFNSYYDQFLFHPEDIPYPSYHEVPKVFTEFRKKCEAKVVIRNCTPAPEALKQKNFDLKNETKIPGLKELGFEDFTQDERTAFPFKGGEDQAQKRIQQYFWETKKLAEYKKTRNGLIGKSYSSKLSAWLANGSISAKQVYWEVKNFEKEITKNEDTYWLIFELIWRDYFKFISLKHGDKIFKIGGILEKNLEWNISKKALEQWISGETKEPFVNANMKEIAATGFMSNRGRQNVGSYWAKELKQDWRVGAAYFESLLIDYDVHSNWGNWMYNSGVGNDPRDRKFNIKRQAERYDPDQKFQELWLKD; from the coding sequence ATGAATACAGGGTTAGTTTGGTTTCAAAACAATTTACGCAGTAAAGATAATTTACCATTATCTCAAGCCTTCAAAGAACATGAACAGGTAATTGCCATTTATTTTTTTGATCCCCGGCAATTTAAAGTTACCGAATTTGGCTTTAGAAAGACCGGTAAATTTCGTGCTAAATTCTTACTTGAAACCATTGCTGAACTAAAAGAAAATCTCGCTGAATTAAATATTCCGCTATTCATTTACCACGATACACCGGAAAGAAAACTTCCAAAATTTCTTCAGGAAAATAACATTTCAAGCATTTATCTTCAGAAAGAATGGACCAGTGAGGAACAAAATTTACTGGAGAATGTAAAAAAGGAAATTCCAGAAAATATTCAGTTTAATTCTTACTACGATCAGTTTTTATTTCATCCAGAAGATATTCCATATCCGAGTTACCACGAAGTTCCAAAAGTTTTTACAGAATTTAGAAAAAAGTGCGAAGCCAAAGTTGTAATTAGAAACTGCACGCCAGCTCCGGAAGCTTTAAAACAAAAAAACTTCGATTTAAAAAACGAAACTAAAATTCCTGGACTAAAAGAACTGGGATTTGAAGATTTTACGCAAGATGAAAGAACCGCTTTTCCTTTTAAAGGTGGAGAAGATCAGGCGCAAAAAAGAATTCAGCAATATTTTTGGGAAACTAAAAAGCTTGCTGAATACAAAAAAACTCGCAACGGATTAATTGGTAAAAGTTATAGTTCAAAGCTTTCAGCCTGGCTGGCTAATGGGAGTATTTCAGCAAAACAAGTTTATTGGGAAGTCAAAAATTTTGAAAAAGAGATCACTAAAAATGAAGACACCTATTGGCTAATTTTTGAATTAATCTGGCGGGATTATTTTAAATTCATTTCTTTAAAACACGGTGATAAAATATTTAAAATTGGTGGGATTTTAGAAAAAAACCTTGAATGGAATATTAGTAAAAAAGCGCTGGAGCAGTGGATTTCTGGTGAAACTAAAGAGCCCTTTGTTAATGCTAATATGAAAGAAATTGCCGCTACCGGGTTTATGAGTAATCGGGGACGCCAAAATGTGGGAAGTTACTGGGCCAAAGAATTAAAACAGGATTGGCGGGTTGGAGCCGCATATTTTGAAAGTTTGCTAATAGATTACGATGTGCATAGTAACTGGGGAAACTGGATGTATAACAGCGGTGTTGGGAACGACCCGCGAGATAGAAAATTCAATATAAAACGCCAGGCTGAACGCTACGATCCAGACCAAAAATTCCAGGAATTATGGCTGAAAGATTAA
- a CDS encoding O-methyltransferase, with protein MHFLPEAIDDYILEHSAKEPEFLAKLNRETNHKVLQPRMLSGNYQGRILSIISKLIAPKSILEIGTYTGYSALCLAEGLPKDGMLHTIDINEELHDFQQKYFQASEFKNKIRQYIGDAREIIPKIDSKLDLVFIDADKPNYPAYFELIIDKMNSGGLILSDNVLWSGKVVETLKAEDESTRALLEYNKMLAEDERLETVILPIRDGLTLSRVI; from the coding sequence ATGCATTTTCTACCTGAAGCGATAGATGACTATATTTTAGAACATTCAGCTAAAGAACCAGAATTTTTAGCAAAACTTAACCGGGAAACCAATCATAAAGTATTGCAACCTCGAATGTTGAGCGGAAATTACCAGGGAAGAATCCTGAGTATTATTTCTAAGTTAATCGCTCCAAAAAGTATTTTGGAAATTGGCACTTACACTGGCTACTCGGCTTTATGCCTGGCGGAAGGTTTACCAAAAGATGGTATGCTGCATACCATAGATATCAATGAAGAATTACACGATTTTCAGCAAAAATATTTTCAGGCTTCAGAATTCAAAAATAAGATTAGGCAATATATTGGAGACGCGAGAGAGATAATTCCAAAGATAGATTCAAAACTCGATCTGGTATTTATTGATGCCGACAAACCTAATTATCCTGCTTATTTTGAATTGATCATTGATAAAATGAATAGTGGCGGACTTATATTATCTGATAATGTATTATGGAGCGGAAAAGTTGTTGAGACGTTAAAGGCAGAAGATGAGTCTACAAGGGCACTATTAGAATACAACAAAATGCTGGCAGAAGACGAGCGTCTGGAAACTGTTATTTTGCCTATTCGAGACGGATTAACTTTAAGCAGGGTTATATAA
- the kynU gene encoding kynureninase has protein sequence MQFKNTLEFARKLDAEDKLSTYRDQFIFPQHEGKNVIYFTGNSLGLQPKSAKKYVDEIMTDWANLAVEGHFQAEKPWWDYHERFSEKLAKVVGAKPAEVTVMNTLTVNLHLLMVSFYRPEGKRYKIICEEKAFPSDQYMISSQVRFHGYDPDDAIVQIKRREGENNFITEDVVAKIKEVGDEVALVLIGGVNYYTGQVLEMEKITKAGHEVGAFVGWDLAHAAGNIELKLSEWKVDFAAWCSYKYMNSGPGNASGCFINEKYHNQKDIPRFEGWWGHNKERRFLMEPEFQPESGADAWQISNAPILALAPYLASLEMFEEVGMPALIEKRNKIVAYLEFVLHEIDKEVDSTFEIITPQNQEERGTQLSVFLHGEGRELFNYLMKNGVITDWREPNVIRLAPAPFYCSFEDMYQFGQILKKGILE, from the coding sequence ATGCAGTTTAAAAATACCCTGGAATTTGCCAGAAAACTCGATGCCGAAGATAAATTATCAACTTACAGAGATCAATTTATTTTTCCGCAGCACGAAGGAAAAAATGTAATTTATTTCACCGGAAATTCACTAGGCCTTCAACCAAAATCAGCTAAAAAATATGTAGACGAAATAATGACCGATTGGGCGAATCTTGCCGTAGAGGGTCATTTTCAGGCTGAAAAACCCTGGTGGGATTATCACGAGCGTTTTTCAGAAAAACTGGCTAAAGTTGTTGGCGCTAAACCCGCTGAGGTTACGGTAATGAATACACTAACCGTAAACCTTCATTTACTTATGGTTTCTTTTTATAGACCAGAAGGAAAGCGCTATAAAATTATTTGTGAAGAAAAAGCTTTTCCCAGCGACCAGTATATGATTTCGAGCCAGGTTCGGTTTCATGGATACGATCCAGATGACGCCATAGTTCAAATTAAAAGGCGGGAAGGTGAAAATAATTTTATAACCGAAGATGTTGTTGCAAAGATTAAAGAAGTAGGTGATGAGGTTGCTTTGGTACTAATTGGGGGTGTTAATTATTATACCGGACAGGTTTTAGAAATGGAAAAAATCACGAAAGCAGGTCACGAAGTTGGCGCTTTTGTAGGTTGGGATCTAGCCCACGCCGCTGGAAATATTGAGCTTAAACTTAGCGAATGGAAGGTGGATTTTGCTGCCTGGTGCAGTTATAAATATATGAACAGCGGCCCCGGGAATGCTTCCGGATGTTTTATTAATGAGAAATATCACAATCAAAAAGATATTCCTCGTTTTGAAGGCTGGTGGGGACACAATAAAGAACGACGATTTTTAATGGAGCCCGAATTTCAACCCGAGAGTGGAGCTGATGCATGGCAAATCTCTAACGCCCCAATTTTAGCCCTTGCGCCTTATTTAGCTTCGCTGGAAATGTTTGAGGAGGTTGGAATGCCGGCATTGATAGAGAAACGGAATAAGATTGTTGCTTACCTGGAGTTTGTTTTACACGAAATTGATAAGGAGGTTGATAGCACTTTTGAAATTATTACTCCGCAGAATCAGGAAGAGCGCGGGACACAGCTTTCAGTATTTTTACACGGAGAAGGCCGGGAATTATTTAATTATTTAATGAAGAACGGTGTGATTACCGACTGGCGTGAGCCTAATGTAATTCGACTTGCTCCAGCACCGTTTTACTGTTCCTTTGAAGATATGTATCAATTTGGACAGATTCTTAAGAAAGGTATTCTTGAATAG
- a CDS encoding serine hydrolase, with amino-acid sequence MKKIGLSIFIGLFCISINLAQDVETDIELQQKLEQLTQTFNGDVGVYVKNLKTGKEAAINADTIFPTASIVKVPILLKIFDKIDKGELKYNDTLVYSEDRIYGGSGLMQFYKDSAKTDVRTLVALMISYSDNVTSLWNQELAGGGEAINELLAELDLEHTRVNSRTEGREKDWEKYGWGQTTPREMAIILEKIRKRELISAAASDEMYRLLGNSFYQEYALSQIPPYVQAAAKQGMVNKSRSELFMVNAASGDYVCYIATKNIEDDSWDDNNEAWELQRKISALLWSYFEPNSDWEPAEGASKIINGF; translated from the coding sequence ATGAAAAAAATTGGACTTAGTATTTTTATCGGGCTCTTTTGCATTTCTATAAATCTTGCGCAAGATGTGGAAACCGATATCGAGCTTCAACAGAAATTGGAGCAGCTAACTCAAACTTTTAATGGTGATGTTGGGGTTTATGTAAAAAATCTCAAAACCGGGAAAGAGGCGGCCATAAATGCTGATACTATTTTCCCAACGGCGAGTATCGTTAAAGTACCCATTTTGCTGAAGATTTTTGATAAAATTGACAAAGGAGAGTTAAAATATAATGATACGCTGGTTTATTCTGAAGATCGTATTTATGGTGGTTCAGGCTTGATGCAATTCTATAAAGACAGCGCCAAAACCGATGTTAGAACGCTGGTGGCTTTGATGATAAGTTATAGCGATAATGTTACCTCGCTCTGGAACCAGGAATTGGCCGGTGGAGGAGAAGCAATCAATGAACTATTAGCTGAACTTGATCTGGAACACACCCGGGTAAATTCCCGAACCGAGGGCCGTGAAAAGGACTGGGAGAAATACGGTTGGGGACAAACCACACCGCGAGAAATGGCAATTATTTTAGAGAAAATAAGAAAACGTGAATTAATAAGTGCCGCAGCCAGTGATGAAATGTATAGATTGTTAGGAAACTCTTTTTACCAGGAATATGCGCTGTCTCAAATACCACCTTATGTGCAGGCTGCTGCAAAACAGGGAATGGTCAATAAATCCCGATCTGAACTTTTTATGGTTAACGCAGCTTCCGGGGATTATGTGTGCTACATCGCGACCAAAAATATTGAAGACGATTCGTGGGATGATAATAATGAAGCCTGGGAATTGCAGCGAAAAATTTCAGCTTTATTATGGAGTTATTTTGAGCCAAATTCTGATTGGGAGCCTGCAGAAGGAGCCAGTAAAATTATCAATGGGTTTTAA
- a CDS encoding M1 family metallopeptidase, whose amino-acid sequence MKNLQYISFFLVMLFIGGAQAQDSETQEQQPKQEGHENNNKFRQLYQYFATPNQYRTGAGAPGEAYYQNQADYKMDIVLDDKNTRLDGEAEVTYYNNSPDELEYLWVQLDQNVRKKDAPALERNPSGMSPVATPERFVEQHMKENFDGGFNIVDLKHNGKKLNYTINQTMLRIDLEEPLAPGESFEFDMKWWYNINNHITDRARSGYEYFPKDGNNTYVIAQFFPRMAVYNDVEGWQNMQFWGSGEFALPFGDYEVNITVPADHIMEATGELQNRKEVYTKEMMSRYEQAKKSYDKPVIVRTQAEAEEAEKSFSNKTKTWKYKAEMVRDFGFSTSRKFILDMMATDVQGKDVMAISLYPKEGNPLWEEWSTKAVASTLKSYSKQTFQYPYPKAVSVHARNQGMEYPMICWNYGRPDEDGTYSDRVKFGMISVIIHEIGHNFFPMIVNTDERQWGWMDEGLNTFSQFLAEQEFGKEYPEAIAPEEVYPSRRGIPAKIVPYMRGNQKYIAPIMSNPENVYQLGNNAYGKPATALNILRETVMGKELFDHAYKTFAQRWMFKHPTPEDFFRTMEDASAVDLDWFWRGWFYTTENVDMGIKEVKKLYITDNATKEGKEFLERYGADPEEVEAVYVVEEESEEFDENLKGKSALENSPTLKEYVMDNFSEEERAKLKDPKYFYQVTFEKPGGIPMPLIVEFTYADGSTEMKRYPVQLWRMNDEVASKTIATNKEITKMVVDPNLETADIDVSNNTWPKEETTSKFEEFKESLGN is encoded by the coding sequence ATGAAAAATTTACAATACATAAGTTTCTTTTTAGTGATGCTTTTTATAGGTGGTGCTCAGGCACAGGATTCAGAAACCCAAGAACAGCAGCCAAAGCAAGAGGGTCACGAAAATAATAATAAGTTTAGACAACTTTATCAATACTTCGCCACTCCAAATCAATATCGTACGGGTGCCGGCGCACCCGGTGAAGCCTATTATCAAAATCAGGCCGATTATAAAATGGACATCGTATTAGACGATAAAAATACCCGTTTAGATGGGGAAGCTGAAGTTACTTATTATAATAATTCTCCAGATGAATTAGAATATTTGTGGGTGCAATTAGACCAGAATGTAAGAAAGAAGGATGCACCTGCTTTAGAGCGAAATCCAAGTGGCATGAGCCCTGTAGCCACACCAGAACGTTTTGTAGAACAGCACATGAAAGAAAATTTTGATGGCGGTTTTAATATTGTTGATCTAAAACATAATGGAAAGAAATTAAATTATACTATCAATCAAACGATGTTGAGAATAGATTTGGAAGAACCTTTGGCTCCCGGAGAATCTTTTGAGTTTGATATGAAGTGGTGGTATAATATAAATAACCATATAACAGATAGAGCACGTAGCGGTTATGAGTATTTTCCTAAAGATGGAAATAACACTTACGTAATAGCGCAATTCTTTCCTAGAATGGCAGTTTATAATGATGTTGAAGGATGGCAAAATATGCAATTTTGGGGTAGTGGTGAGTTTGCCCTTCCTTTTGGGGACTATGAAGTGAATATCACTGTACCTGCAGATCATATAATGGAAGCTACCGGGGAACTTCAAAACCGCAAAGAAGTTTACACTAAAGAAATGATGAGCCGCTACGAACAGGCGAAAAAATCCTATGATAAACCCGTAATAGTTAGAACCCAGGCAGAAGCAGAAGAAGCTGAAAAATCTTTTTCCAACAAAACTAAAACCTGGAAATATAAAGCCGAAATGGTTAGGGATTTTGGATTCTCTACTTCAAGAAAATTTATTCTTGATATGATGGCTACCGATGTCCAGGGGAAAGATGTAATGGCAATTTCGCTATATCCTAAGGAAGGGAATCCGCTTTGGGAAGAATGGTCTACAAAAGCCGTGGCCAGTACTTTAAAATCTTATTCTAAACAAACATTTCAATATCCTTATCCAAAAGCAGTATCTGTTCACGCCAGGAACCAGGGTATGGAATACCCTATGATTTGCTGGAATTATGGCCGTCCCGATGAAGATGGAACGTATTCAGATCGAGTGAAATTTGGGATGATAAGTGTGATTATTCACGAAATTGGGCACAATTTCTTCCCAATGATCGTAAATACAGATGAGCGCCAATGGGGATGGATGGACGAAGGTTTAAACACCTTTAGTCAATTTTTGGCAGAGCAGGAGTTTGGCAAAGAATATCCGGAAGCTATTGCTCCCGAGGAGGTCTATCCTTCAAGAAGGGGAATTCCGGCGAAGATTGTTCCTTATATGAGAGGAAATCAAAAATATATTGCGCCAATCATGTCTAATCCTGAAAACGTTTACCAGTTAGGAAATAATGCTTACGGAAAGCCCGCAACTGCGCTTAATATCTTGCGTGAAACGGTAATGGGAAAAGAACTTTTTGATCACGCCTACAAAACTTTTGCACAGCGTTGGATGTTTAAACACCCAACACCAGAAGATTTCTTTAGAACAATGGAAGATGCATCAGCGGTAGATCTAGATTGGTTTTGGAGGGGTTGGTTCTATACTACAGAGAATGTAGATATGGGAATTAAAGAAGTTAAAAAACTCTACATTACCGATAACGCGACCAAAGAAGGAAAAGAATTTTTGGAACGTTATGGCGCAGATCCTGAAGAGGTAGAGGCAGTTTACGTTGTGGAAGAAGAAAGCGAAGAATTTGATGAAAACTTAAAAGGAAAATCTGCTTTAGAGAATTCGCCTACTCTAAAAGAATATGTTATGGATAATTTCTCAGAAGAGGAAAGAGCAAAACTAAAAGATCCAAAATATTTCTATCAGGTCACTTTTGAAAAGCCGGGAGGTATTCCAATGCCTTTAATCGTAGAATTCACTTATGCAGATGGTTCTACCGAAATGAAAAGGTATCCTGTTCAGCTTTGGAGAATGAATGATGAGGTGGCTAGTAAAACCATTGCTACCAATAAGGAGATCACCAAAATGGTTGTAGATCCAAACCTGGAAACAGCAGATATAGATGTAAGCAATAATACCTGGCCAAAAGAAGAAACTACCAGTAAGTTCGAAGAATTTAAAGAAAGTCTCGGAAACTAA
- a CDS encoding cryptochrome/photolyase family protein gives MAERLRTLRLILGDQLNHHHKWFKEEQDNISYVFMEMRQETDYVMHHIQKVVGFFSAMRNFAKHLIEREHEVIYLKINDKKNEQTLPENLKQLISEYKIEKFEYQLPDEFRLDLQLKDFCKELSIETEAYDTEHFLTSREDLSNFYKGKKQMTMEYFYRDMRKKYDVLMVNTKDPEGGKWNFDKSNRKKWTGKPEIPHERGFRKDVSKLLEEIDEAGIKTFGNIEAEKFNWSTSREDSLSVLNYFCKNLLVHFGDFQDALHTEEAYLFHSRLSFALNTKMLHPKEVIDSVISHWRENKDEIDISQVEGFVRQILGWREYMRGIYWKEMPGYKQSNKLDNQNQLPDFYWTANTKMNCLKHSIQQSLDNAYAHHIQRLMITGNYALLTQTHPDEVDAWYLGIYIDAIEWVEITNTRGMSQFADGGIVATKPYVSSGSYINRMSNYCKGCHYDVKKKTGENACPFNSLYWNFLDDKREFFQNNRRMSMMLNMLEKRPQDELVKIKERANTIIQNPQNF, from the coding sequence ATGGCTGAAAGATTAAGAACCTTGAGATTGATCCTGGGAGACCAGCTTAATCACCATCACAAGTGGTTTAAGGAAGAACAGGATAATATAAGCTACGTATTTATGGAAATGCGTCAGGAAACCGACTATGTAATGCATCACATTCAAAAAGTAGTTGGTTTTTTTAGCGCGATGCGCAATTTTGCCAAACATTTAATAGAGCGTGAACACGAAGTGATTTATCTTAAGATAAACGATAAAAAAAACGAACAAACCTTACCCGAAAATCTGAAACAGTTAATTTCAGAGTATAAAATTGAAAAGTTTGAATATCAACTTCCCGATGAATTTCGCCTTGATCTTCAACTAAAAGATTTTTGCAAAGAATTATCTATAGAAACTGAGGCTTACGATACAGAGCATTTTCTTACTTCCAGAGAAGACCTTAGCAATTTTTATAAAGGAAAAAAGCAAATGACCATGGAATATTTTTACCGCGATATGCGTAAAAAATATGATGTCCTAATGGTGAATACAAAAGATCCAGAAGGTGGAAAATGGAATTTTGATAAATCTAATCGTAAAAAATGGACCGGTAAACCGGAAATTCCCCACGAACGGGGATTTAGAAAAGACGTTTCAAAATTACTCGAGGAAATAGATGAAGCTGGTATTAAAACTTTTGGAAATATTGAGGCCGAAAAATTCAACTGGTCAACCAGCCGGGAGGATTCGCTTTCGGTTTTAAATTATTTCTGTAAGAATCTACTTGTTCATTTTGGTGATTTTCAGGATGCTCTACATACAGAAGAGGCCTACTTATTTCATTCCAGATTGTCTTTTGCGCTCAACACAAAGATGTTGCATCCAAAAGAGGTAATAGATTCCGTAATTAGTCATTGGAGGGAAAACAAAGATGAAATAGACATTTCCCAGGTAGAAGGTTTTGTTCGCCAAATATTAGGTTGGCGAGAATATATGCGCGGAATTTACTGGAAAGAAATGCCCGGTTATAAACAAAGCAACAAACTGGATAATCAAAACCAATTACCCGATTTCTACTGGACCGCTAATACAAAAATGAACTGCCTGAAGCATAGTATTCAGCAAAGCCTGGATAATGCTTATGCGCATCACATTCAGCGTTTAATGATTACGGGAAATTATGCGCTGCTCACCCAAACTCACCCAGATGAAGTTGATGCCTGGTATCTTGGTATCTATATAGACGCTATTGAATGGGTAGAAATCACCAATACCCGTGGAATGAGTCAATTTGCCGATGGTGGTATTGTCGCTACCAAACCTTATGTTTCTAGTGGTTCGTACATTAATAGAATGAGCAACTATTGTAAAGGTTGTCATTATGATGTAAAGAAAAAGACTGGTGAGAATGCCTGTCCGTTTAATAGTTTATACTGGAATTTTTTAGATGACAAACGGGAGTTTTTTCAAAATAACCGAAGAATGTCTATGATGCTCAATATGCTAGAAAAGAGGCCTCAGGATGAATTAGTCAAGATTAAAGAACGTGCTAATACCATAATTCAGAATCCTCAAAATTTTTAA
- a CDS encoding lmo0937 family membrane protein, giving the protein MRDLVWLIVVLLVIGWLIGYFAFPDLGSIIHILIVVAVILILYKLLTGRRL; this is encoded by the coding sequence ATGAGAGATTTAGTATGGCTTATTGTAGTATTATTAGTAATAGGATGGCTTATTGGCTATTTTGCATTCCCAGATTTAGGAAGCATTATCCACATTTTAATTGTAGTAGCTGTAATCCTAATTTTGTATAAATTATTAACCGGACGTCGTCTGTAA
- a CDS encoding DUF6702 family protein, with translation MKKISLILASFFLLSAFKSGDHEFYLSVTEIEYNNEKQSLQIITRVFIDDFQNVLNERYSEDLQLSEGDEEGPVLENITKYLAQKLRLNTNGIELQLNYLGKEYDADQLILYIEVENVSSFNNIEVTNGILTDLFDDQKNVVHVKVNGKTKSLLLMRQQETENLSFP, from the coding sequence ATGAAAAAAATTAGCCTAATCCTTGCAAGCTTCTTTTTGCTTTCTGCATTTAAATCTGGGGATCACGAATTTTATTTGAGTGTTACCGAGATTGAATACAATAATGAGAAACAAAGTTTGCAAATTATTACCCGCGTTTTTATAGACGATTTTCAGAATGTTTTAAATGAACGTTATAGTGAGGATCTTCAACTTTCAGAAGGAGATGAAGAAGGACCGGTTCTAGAGAATATTACGAAATACCTGGCGCAAAAATTAAGGTTGAATACAAATGGAATAGAACTTCAACTAAATTATTTAGGAAAAGAATATGACGCCGACCAGCTCATACTTTACATTGAAGTAGAAAATGTAAGTTCATTTAACAATATAGAAGTCACCAATGGTATTTTAACCGATCTTTTTGACGATCAGAAAAACGTGGTGCATGTGAAAGTGAATGGTAAGACCAAGAGTCTATTGCTAATGCGCCAGCAAGAAACTGAAAACCTTTCTTTTCCTTAA
- a CDS encoding SDR family oxidoreductase produces the protein MWNLNNKFALITGGTKGIGKATALEFLELGAEVLFTSRTQEDIESLLNELEKSGKKVHGLVADTAVAKDRQKIHDFIKNQWGKLDVLVNNAGINIRKKANDYSEEEFRKVLEINLTSPFELSRKLHSLLSKSKNSKIINIASSAAMQDVGTGTPYAMSKAGLLQQTRSLAVEWAKDGIRVNSVSPWFTVTPLTKGLLSESDRMDPIIKRTPLKRVAEASEMASIIAFLAMDKSSYITGQNIVADGGMSITAI, from the coding sequence ATGTGGAATCTCAATAACAAATTTGCATTAATAACCGGTGGCACTAAAGGAATTGGAAAAGCTACTGCTCTTGAATTTTTAGAACTGGGAGCAGAAGTTCTTTTCACTTCAAGAACCCAGGAGGATATAGAATCGTTGCTAAATGAACTAGAAAAGTCTGGAAAAAAAGTTCACGGTCTCGTTGCCGATACAGCGGTTGCTAAAGACCGACAAAAAATCCATGATTTTATTAAAAATCAATGGGGAAAACTGGACGTTCTGGTAAATAATGCCGGGATAAATATCAGAAAAAAAGCGAATGATTATTCTGAAGAAGAGTTTAGAAAAGTCCTGGAAATTAATCTTACTTCACCTTTTGAGCTAAGCCGAAAACTACACTCCCTTCTTTCAAAAAGTAAAAATTCAAAAATTATAAATATAGCTTCTTCGGCTGCGATGCAGGATGTTGGTACCGGCACCCCCTATGCGATGTCTAAAGCAGGTTTACTTCAGCAAACTAGAAGTCTTGCTGTAGAATGGGCAAAAGATGGAATCCGCGTTAATTCGGTTTCTCCCTGGTTTACAGTTACACCACTTACCAAAGGGCTTTTAAGTGAAAGCGATAGAATGGATCCCATTATTAAAAGAACACCTTTAAAACGCGTTGCTGAAGCTAGTGAAATGGCTTCTATAATTGCTTTCCTGGCGATGGATAAATCTTCCTATATTACCGGGCAGAATATTGTGGCCGATGGTGGAATGAGCATTACTGCGATATAG
- a CDS encoding phosphatase PAP2 family protein translates to MLEQLKQWDRELFVYLNGLGIESYDNFWITVTTIQNWIPLYITFFILYFIAFHWKKALFTSLFILATALSTYGFTNLTKNFFLRLRPNNQPEIADIIRILQTPDNYSFFSGHSAVSAAAALFFILSMKDKYPWIWVVLIWPLLFMLSRIYVGVHYPGDVLVGAAVGIIFAIIFFLFYQRSGKRFI, encoded by the coding sequence ATGTTAGAGCAGCTAAAACAATGGGACCGTGAGCTGTTTGTTTACCTTAACGGACTGGGAATTGAATCTTACGACAATTTCTGGATCACGGTAACTACTATACAAAACTGGATCCCACTTTATATTACTTTCTTCATTCTTTATTTTATAGCTTTCCATTGGAAAAAAGCACTATTTACTAGTCTATTTATTCTTGCCACGGCTCTTTCTACCTATGGTTTCACCAATCTTACTAAAAACTTTTTTTTAAGACTAAGGCCGAATAACCAACCTGAAATTGCCGATATTATTAGGATTCTACAAACCCCGGATAACTATAGTTTTTTCTCTGGGCACTCTGCCGTTTCTGCCGCTGCGGCCTTATTTTTTATACTTTCAATGAAAGATAAATACCCCTGGATTTGGGTGGTGCTTATCTGGCCGCTGTTATTTATGTTAAGTAGAATTTATGTGGGTGTTCACTATCCCGGTGATGTATTGGTTGGCGCGGCAGTTGGAATTATTTTTGCCATTATCTTCTTTCTGTTTTATCAACGTTCAGGAAAACGCTTTATATAA
- a CDS encoding twin-arginine translocase TatA/TatE family subunit, with translation MNIIPLFISGAEIAFILFILVMVFGADKIPDIARGMGKGMKMLRNASNDIKTEIQKSADKQGINTDISKDVKGEIDKVKEDIDEITGSVKRRF, from the coding sequence ATGAACATCATACCCCTTTTTATTAGTGGTGCCGAAATTGCCTTTATCTTATTTATTCTGGTAATGGTCTTTGGTGCCGATAAGATTCCAGATATCGCCCGTGGAATGGGAAAAGGCATGAAAATGCTTCGCAATGCCTCTAATGATATCAAGACCGAAATTCAGAAAAGTGCCGACAAACAAGGCATAAACACCGATATATCTAAGGATGTTAAAGGTGAAATTGATAAAGTGAAGGAGGATATTGATGAAATTACCGGCTCAGTAAAACGTAGATTTTAA